From a single Acipenser ruthenus unplaced genomic scaffold, fAciRut3.2 maternal haplotype, whole genome shotgun sequence genomic region:
- the LOC131728031 gene encoding E3 SUMO-protein ligase KIAA1586-like, which produces MSGLGGSKRTRQETLIQYFGNSSKKQKIVCCTAEAEPTVEPEPTAVEEKSAEKQPWPNIWSSEVWEEKKQLYTFLDCADGNLGCRVCRRVSALSVLKSQGVSLSSEWKNYSVGYNGKTREQQLRSLRKKIAEHKKSSAHNKATALLQQNTEDIIGKCVDSAKRRDHETTCKIFSTAYYLAKQNRPYSDHQALLELQEINGVNVGTGLHSRYSATQIINHVSDEMVKKACERIIHIDGKIAVLIDESTALNGSPALIVHLKCETDKTRDPHFMFLELVELFDQSAESIVLALTKCLQKHGFDHAYLQKNLVAFASDGASVMLGKKSGVAKRISDMYPNIVVWHCLNHRLELAVADSVSETTGMNHFHSFMDKLYSVYSRSALNQQELRNCAKELDAVLRKIGRVLDVRWVSSSFRTVSAVWESFEVLSTHFKAAVSSKRTSAERATYSGLLKRLCSPEFLIDLGVMYDALYELSLLSEILQKRTTTLVYADKMARRTVRIFESMNENVGTKTLEAQIAAMEGTFKSTVLTSNPKHVKINHKQFLTKLANHMKERLFTTTASNEKASSEVNCQKYESLLSELLVLDPHHWPAELPQGYGENEVERLCRRFQLNERIIKNAFRDFKENNGRIPDDLAPLINCTRVIPCSTAECERGFSQMNLIITDQRSKILIKHASALMFIKLHGPPLRQWNPSPYVTTWLRHNHRSADDSRTRVAAPISSDSPDALWQFL; this is translated from the exons ATGTCTGGTCTCGGAGGTAGTAAACGAACTCGTCAAGAGACTTTGATACAATATTTTGGCAATAGtagtaaaaaacagaagatcgtttgttgtacggcagaagcagaacctacagtggaaccagaacctacagcagttgaagaaaaaagCGCGGAGAAACAGCCATGGCCAAACATCTGGAGTTCTGAGGTatgggaagaaaagaaacaactttacactttccttgactgtgcggatggtaatctgggctgtcgtgtttgtagacgtgtttctgcgctgtcagttttgaaaagtcagggtgtttctctgtcttctgagtggaaaaattacagtgttgggtacaatggaaaaactcgagagcaacagctacgatctttgagaaaaaagatagctgaacacaagaaatccagcgctcataacaaggccactgcattgttacagcagaacacagaggacattattgggaaatgtgttgacagtgcaaaaaggcgagatcacgaaactacctgtaaaatattttctactgcttactaccttgcaaaacaaaatcgaccctattctgatcatcaggccttactggaactgcaagaaataaatggtgttaatgtgggaactggtcttcattccagatacagcgccactcaaattatcaaccacgtttctgatgaaatggtcaaaaaggcctgtgagagaataatacacatcgatggaaaaattgctgtgttaattgatgaatcaacagctctgaatggttccccagcacttattgtgcatctcaaatgCGAGACAGACAAGACACGTGACCCTCACTTCATGTTTTTGGAGTTAGTTGAACTTTTTGATCAGTCAGCTGAGTCCATAGTGTTAGCGCTTACTAAGTGTCTTCAAAAACACGGGTTTGACCATGCATACTTACAGAAGAATCTTGTTGCATTTGCAAGTGACGGTGCAAGTGTAATGCTTGGGAAAAAATCTGGTGTGGCAAAACGAATTTCAGACATGTACCCCAACATTGTTGTCTGGCACTGTCTAAATCACAGACTCGAACTTGCAGTTGCCGATAGTGTTTCTGAGACTACTGGCATGAACCATTTTCATTCTTTCATGGACAAGCTATACTCAGTCTACAGTAGATCAGCACTAAATCAGCAAGAACTCCGAAATTGTGCGAAGGAACTGGATGCTGTCTTGAGGAAAATTGGTCGTGTACTGGATGTGAGATGGGTTTCCAGTTCGTTCAGGACTGTCTCCGCTGTGTGGGAAAGTTTTGAAGTTCTGTCGACTCATTTTAAAGCTGCCGTAAGCTCTAAGCGGACTTCTGCTGAAAGAGCGACATACAGCGGTCTACTGAAAAGGCTGTGCTCGCCAGAATTTCTCATTGACCTCGGAGTTATGTACGATGCCTTATACGAACTTTcactgctgtcagagattctccagAAACGGACTACTACATTGGTTTATGCAGATAAAATGGCACGTAGAACAGTAAGGATTTTTGAATCCATGAATGAGAATGTAGGTACAAAGACTCTTGAAGCGCAGATAGCTGCCATGGAAGGaacatttaaatctacagtgctgacgtcgaatcccaaacatgtaaaaataaatcataaacaattccttaccaaactcgccaatcatatgaaagaacgactttttacaaccactgcatcaaatgagaag GCTTCTTCCGAGGTGAATTGCCAAAAATATGAAAGTCTTCTTTCTGAGCTCTTGGTCCTGGATCCACACCACTGGCCTGCAGAACTACCCCAGGGTTATGGCGAAAATGAAGTTGAAAGATTGTGTCGGCGCTTTCAGCTAAATGAACGTattatcaaaaatgcatttcGAGATTTTAAGGAGAACAACGGAAGAATTCCAGATGATTTAGCTCCACTTATTAACTGCACACGTGTGATCCCGTGCAGTACTGCTGAATGTGAAAGGGGATTCAGCCAAATGAACTTAATTATAACTGATCAGCGTTCCAAAATTTTAATCAAACATGCTTCAGCCTTAATGTTTATCAAGCTTCATGGACCCCCTTTGAGACAGTGGAATCCAAGCCCTTATGTGACCACTTGGTTGCGACACAATCATCGATCCGCAGATGACAGCCGTACACGGGTGGCAGCTCCAATTTCCAGCGACTCCCCTGACGCTCTGTGGCAGTTCCTATAG